The following proteins come from a genomic window of Citrobacter europaeus:
- a CDS encoding luciferase-like monooxygenase, whose translation MTDKTIPFSVLDLAPIPEGSSAKEAFTHSLDLAQQAEKRGYHRYWLAEHHNMTGIASAATSVLIGYLAANTTTLHLGSGGVMLPNHSPLVIAEQFGTLNTLYPGRIDLGLGRAPGSDQPTMRALRRHMSGDIDNFPRDVAELVDWFDARDPNPHVRPVPGYGEQIPVWLLGSSLYSAQLAAQLGLPFAFASHFAPDMLHQALHLYRSQFKPSARLAKPYAMVCINIIAADSNRDAEFLFTSMQQAFVKLRRGETGQLPPPVENMHQLWSASEQYGVQQALSMSLVGDKAKVRHGLEAILRETQADEIMVNGQIFDHQARLHSFDLAMDVKEELLG comes from the coding sequence ATGACTGACAAAACTATTCCGTTCTCGGTGCTGGATCTGGCGCCGATCCCTGAAGGATCTTCGGCAAAAGAGGCCTTCACGCACTCGCTTGATCTCGCTCAACAGGCCGAAAAACGCGGTTACCACCGTTATTGGCTGGCAGAGCATCACAACATGACCGGCATCGCCAGCGCCGCTACCTCAGTGCTGATTGGCTATCTGGCTGCTAATACCACCACGCTGCATCTCGGTTCTGGCGGCGTGATGCTGCCCAACCATTCGCCGCTGGTGATCGCCGAGCAGTTTGGCACCCTGAACACGCTGTATCCGGGACGCATCGATCTCGGGCTTGGCCGTGCGCCAGGGAGCGATCAGCCGACGATGCGCGCACTGCGCCGCCATATGAGTGGTGATATTGATAACTTCCCACGCGACGTAGCTGAACTGGTGGACTGGTTCGACGCCCGCGACCCGAACCCCCATGTACGCCCGGTGCCTGGATACGGCGAGCAGATCCCGGTCTGGTTATTAGGTTCCAGCCTGTACAGCGCACAGCTGGCGGCTCAGCTGGGTTTGCCGTTTGCCTTCGCCTCGCACTTTGCTCCGGATATGCTGCATCAGGCGCTGCATCTGTATCGCAGCCAGTTCAAGCCCTCAGCGCGGCTGGCAAAGCCGTATGCGATGGTGTGCATCAACATCATAGCCGCCGACAGCAATCGCGACGCCGAGTTTCTTTTCACCTCCATGCAGCAGGCGTTTGTGAAACTGCGTCGTGGCGAAACCGGCCAGCTACCGCCGCCGGTAGAGAATATGCATCAGCTGTGGTCCGCTTCTGAGCAGTACGGCGTACAACAGGCGCTGAGTATGTCGCTGGTCGGTGATAAGGCAAAAGTGCGGCATGGTCTCGAGGCGATTTTGCGTGAAACCCAGGCTGATGAGATTATGGTTAACGGCCAGATTTTTGATCATCAGGCACGTCTACATTCGTTTGATTTGGCGATGGACGTGAAAGAAGAGTTGCTGGGGTAG
- a CDS encoding fimbria/pilus periplasmic chaperone, which translates to MTVGALSIFSFAASAGGVSLGATRIVYPLTAQQVSLPVRNSDSQNTFLIKSWVSNPDDTKSNEFVVTPPLFSISAKHENIVRIMYIGKPLPTDRETVFYFNSKAIPPVAKEKIKQNTLQIATQSTIKLFMRPENLASASVDAPRTLRCSIAGGKASMNNPSPYYVTLVNFRIGENKIKNTMLAPMSTSSVDFSGKGGSIKFQTVNDFGALTPEQTCSS; encoded by the coding sequence ATGACCGTGGGCGCGTTATCAATATTTTCTTTTGCCGCCAGCGCCGGGGGCGTTTCACTTGGCGCAACGCGCATTGTCTACCCCTTGACTGCGCAACAGGTTTCGCTGCCCGTCAGAAACTCTGATAGCCAAAATACGTTTTTAATTAAATCATGGGTGTCCAATCCGGATGACACTAAATCTAATGAGTTTGTCGTAACGCCACCGCTTTTTTCCATTTCGGCAAAACATGAAAATATCGTACGTATCATGTATATCGGTAAACCACTACCGACCGATCGCGAAACAGTATTCTATTTTAACAGTAAAGCCATTCCACCGGTTGCCAAAGAAAAGATTAAGCAAAATACCTTACAGATTGCCACTCAAAGCACAATCAAACTGTTTATGCGCCCGGAAAACTTAGCCAGCGCGTCGGTAGATGCCCCGCGCACTCTGCGTTGTAGTATTGCAGGCGGAAAAGCCAGCATGAACAACCCTTCCCCCTATTACGTTACGCTGGTTAATTTCCGTATCGGCGAAAACAAAATCAAAAATACGATGTTGGCGCCGATGTCCACCAGCAGCGTCGACTTTTCCGGCAAGGGTGGCAGCATAAAATTTCAGACGGTAAATGATTTTGGCGCACTGACGCCAGAACAAACATGTAGCAGTTAA
- the yrbN gene encoding protein YrbN: MKIADQFHDELCRLAAINFEAHVLHG; this comes from the coding sequence ATGAAAATTGCAGATCAATTTCATGATGAGTTATGTAGACTGGCCGCCATTAATTTTGAGGCACACGTACTACATGGCTGA
- a CDS encoding fimbrial biogenesis usher protein, whose amino-acid sequence MQKNFYINKFKIAPLTTALIAVFTSFFTGAENYFNPAFFSDDPDAVADLSRFTNNGAQTPGTYRVDIYLNETFTGTRDVEFRESRDPQNHQLQPCLSVDYLQKIGINNKSPGFASIKDESCVDLSIAIPDAASEFEFEKLRLNLSIPQIALSNNARGYIPPEQWDEGINALLVNYNFSGSNSRDGSGESSGANSNYFLALNSGANIGPWRLRDNSTWSKSTTSSKWQHINTYLQRTVIPLKSELTIGDGYTSSELFDSLNFRGAQLSSDENMLPDSLKGFAPTIRGIAQSNAQVTVRQNNYIIYQTYVAPGAFEITDLYPTSSGGDLVVEVKESDGRISSYSVPYSAVPLLQREGRIKYSAIVGRSRTNSSQQEETDFGQFSLSWGLPHGWTLYGGGQLSSTYTASALGFGVNMGDFGAVSLDLTHAQSELADNSRHTGQSLRFLYAKSLNNIGTNFQLLGYRYSTSGFYTFSDTTYKKMDGYTSDPDDEDDDQPVWVNYYNLYYSKRGKVQVNISQQLNGYGSLYLSGSKQSYWHTDETNSLFQIGYNTQWHNMNIGLSYNYTQSPGQPNADQIVALNISLPLGWWLSPGGVSPTQRTNSMFATLSTSTDKDGHTTQNAGVSGSLLEANNLNYNLQQGYGNQGTGASGMASLDYKGAYGDVNVGYNYSDNGNYQQVNYGLSGGIVAHAAGITLSQPLGNTNILVAIPGAENVPVENNEGIKTDWRGYTVIPYANVYRQNRIALDINALGDDMDIDDAVVQVIPTHGALVRADFKARIGHRVLVTLKYHNKPVPFGATVTHDDTESSSIVGDDGVVYLAGLPPQGGLNVQWGTGSDARCHATYALDANAIRPVNKITARCI is encoded by the coding sequence ATGCAAAAAAACTTTTATATTAATAAATTTAAAATTGCACCTCTGACGACAGCACTCATCGCTGTCTTCACGTCATTCTTTACGGGGGCAGAGAATTATTTCAACCCGGCATTTTTTTCAGACGATCCGGACGCGGTAGCCGATCTCTCGCGTTTTACAAACAACGGCGCGCAAACGCCTGGTACCTATCGGGTAGATATCTATCTTAATGAAACGTTCACCGGCACCCGCGACGTCGAGTTTAGAGAATCCAGAGATCCACAAAACCATCAGCTGCAGCCTTGTCTGTCGGTCGACTACTTGCAAAAAATTGGCATTAATAATAAATCACCCGGGTTTGCGTCGATAAAAGATGAGTCGTGCGTTGACCTCAGTATCGCTATCCCCGATGCCGCAAGCGAATTTGAGTTTGAAAAACTCCGCCTCAATCTTTCTATTCCGCAAATTGCACTGAGTAATAATGCCAGAGGATACATCCCGCCGGAGCAATGGGACGAAGGGATTAACGCCCTGCTGGTCAACTACAATTTTTCAGGCTCAAACAGTCGCGACGGCAGCGGAGAAAGCAGCGGCGCCAACAGTAACTATTTTCTGGCGCTAAACAGCGGGGCCAACATTGGCCCGTGGCGCTTACGCGATAACTCAACGTGGAGTAAATCGACCACCAGCAGCAAGTGGCAACATATTAATACCTATCTTCAACGCACCGTGATTCCCTTAAAAAGCGAACTCACTATTGGGGATGGTTACACCTCATCAGAGCTCTTCGACAGTCTGAACTTTCGTGGCGCACAACTCTCTTCCGATGAGAATATGTTACCCGACAGCTTAAAAGGCTTTGCGCCAACAATACGCGGGATCGCGCAAAGTAACGCCCAGGTTACCGTCAGGCAAAATAATTACATTATTTATCAAACTTACGTCGCGCCAGGGGCTTTTGAAATTACCGATCTCTACCCTACTTCATCGGGCGGTGATTTGGTCGTAGAAGTGAAAGAATCGGATGGCAGAATATCCAGCTACAGCGTACCGTATTCAGCGGTGCCGCTTTTACAGCGCGAAGGCAGGATCAAATATTCGGCGATTGTCGGACGCTCAAGAACAAACAGTTCGCAACAGGAAGAAACGGATTTCGGCCAGTTCTCTCTCAGTTGGGGATTGCCGCACGGTTGGACGTTATACGGCGGCGGTCAGCTGTCCTCCACTTACACCGCGTCGGCACTGGGTTTCGGCGTCAATATGGGCGATTTTGGCGCCGTCTCGCTGGATCTGACGCATGCGCAAAGCGAACTGGCTGATAACAGTCGCCATACCGGGCAATCGCTGCGTTTTCTCTACGCAAAATCACTCAACAACATCGGCACTAACTTCCAGCTGTTAGGCTATCGCTACTCCACTTCTGGGTTTTATACCTTTAGCGATACCACCTATAAAAAGATGGATGGATACACATCCGACCCTGATGACGAAGATGACGATCAGCCTGTATGGGTAAATTACTATAACCTCTATTATTCAAAGCGAGGAAAGGTACAGGTTAATATTTCTCAGCAGCTAAACGGCTATGGCTCCCTTTATTTGTCCGGTAGCAAACAGAGCTACTGGCATACCGATGAAACCAACTCATTATTCCAGATTGGCTACAATACCCAATGGCATAATATGAACATCGGCCTGAGTTATAATTATACCCAATCGCCAGGCCAGCCAAATGCCGATCAAATTGTTGCGCTGAATATTTCCCTGCCGCTTGGCTGGTGGTTGAGCCCCGGCGGCGTTTCACCAACCCAGCGCACTAACTCCATGTTCGCCACACTTAGCACCAGTACCGATAAAGACGGACATACCACGCAAAACGCGGGGGTCAGTGGGTCGCTGCTTGAGGCCAACAATCTGAACTATAACCTGCAGCAAGGGTATGGCAACCAGGGAACCGGCGCCAGTGGAATGGCCAGCCTGGATTACAAAGGCGCGTATGGCGACGTTAACGTGGGATATAACTATAGCGATAACGGAAACTACCAACAGGTTAACTATGGGCTTTCAGGGGGCATTGTGGCGCATGCCGCAGGCATTACGCTCAGCCAGCCGTTGGGCAACACCAATATTCTGGTCGCTATTCCGGGCGCAGAAAATGTTCCGGTAGAAAACAACGAGGGCATAAAAACCGACTGGCGCGGCTATACGGTTATTCCGTATGCCAACGTCTATCGTCAGAACCGAATCGCCCTGGATATTAACGCTCTTGGCGATGATATGGATATCGATGATGCCGTCGTACAGGTTATTCCAACCCATGGCGCCTTAGTCAGAGCTGATTTTAAAGCGCGGATCGGACATCGGGTCTTGGTCACGCTGAAATACCACAATAAACCCGTTCCATTTGGCGCGACCGTGACCCACGACGACACTGAAAGCAGCAGTATCGTTGGCGATGACGGCGTCGTGTATCTTGCCGGGCTGCCGCCGCAAGGGGGGTTAAATGTGCAATGGGGAACCGGTAGCGATGCCCGGTGCCATGCAACCTATGCGCTTGATGCTAACGCTATTCGCCCCGTTAATAAAATTACCGCTCGGTGTATATAA
- a CDS encoding DEAD/DEAH family ATP-dependent RNA helicase, translating into MAEFETTFADLGLKAPILEALNDLGYEKPSPIQAECIPHLLGGRDVLGMAQTGSGKTAAFSLPLLNNLDPELKAPQILVLAPTRELAVQVAEAMTDFSKHMRGVNVVALYGGQRYDVQLRALRQGPQIVVGTPGRLLDHLKRGTLDLSKLSGLVLDEADEMLRMGFIEDVETIMAQIPEGHQTALFSATMPEAIRRITRRFMKEPQEVRIQSSVTTRPDISQSYWTVWGMRKNEALVRFLEAEDFDAAIIFVRTKNATLEVAEALERSGYSSAALNGDMNQSLREQTLERLKDGRLDILIATDVAARGLDVERISLVVNYDIPMDSESYVHRIGRTGRAGRAGRALLFVENRERRLLRNIERTMKLTIPEVELPNADLLGKRRLEKFAAKVQQQLESSDLDQYRALLAKMQPEEELDIETLAAALLKMAQGERPLILPPDAPMRPKREFRDRDDRGPRDRNDRGPRDRNDRGGEDRPRRERRDVGDMQLYRIEVGRDDGVEVRHIVGAIANEGDISSRYIGNIKLFASHSTIELPKGMPGDVLQHFTRTRILNKPMNMQLVGDAVPHTGGERRGGGRFSGERREGGRGEGRNFSGERREGGRGDGRRFSGERREGNRGPRRDDSSAPRRDDSAGRRRFGGDA; encoded by the coding sequence ATGGCTGAATTCGAAACCACTTTTGCAGATCTGGGCCTGAAGGCTCCTATCCTTGAAGCCCTTAACGATCTGGGTTACGAAAAACCATCTCCAATCCAGGCAGAGTGCATTCCGCATCTGCTGGGCGGCCGCGATGTTCTGGGTATGGCCCAGACGGGTAGCGGCAAAACTGCAGCGTTCTCTTTACCGCTGCTCAACAATCTTGATCCTGAGCTGAAGGCACCTCAGATTCTGGTGCTGGCACCGACCCGCGAACTGGCGGTTCAGGTTGCAGAAGCCATGACGGATTTCTCTAAACACATGCGCGGCGTGAACGTGGTTGCCCTGTACGGCGGCCAGCGTTATGACGTGCAATTACGTGCCCTGCGTCAGGGACCACAGATCGTCGTCGGTACGCCGGGTCGTCTGCTGGATCACCTGAAGCGCGGTACTCTGGACCTCTCCAAACTGAGCGGTCTGGTGCTGGACGAAGCTGATGAAATGCTGCGTATGGGCTTCATCGAAGACGTTGAAACCATTATGGCGCAGATCCCGGAAGGTCATCAGACCGCTCTGTTCTCCGCGACTATGCCGGAAGCGATTCGTCGTATTACCCGTCGCTTTATGAAAGAGCCGCAGGAAGTACGCATCCAGTCCAGCGTTACTACCCGTCCTGACATCAGCCAGAGCTACTGGACTGTATGGGGCATGCGTAAAAATGAAGCGCTGGTGCGTTTCCTGGAAGCAGAAGATTTTGATGCGGCGATTATCTTCGTTCGTACCAAAAATGCGACCCTGGAAGTGGCAGAAGCGCTGGAGCGTAGCGGTTATAGCAGCGCTGCACTGAACGGCGACATGAACCAGTCTCTGCGTGAGCAGACTCTGGAGCGTCTGAAAGATGGCCGTCTGGATATTCTGATTGCAACCGACGTTGCGGCCCGTGGCCTGGACGTTGAGCGTATCAGCCTGGTTGTTAACTACGACATCCCGATGGATTCCGAGTCTTACGTTCACCGTATCGGCCGTACTGGTCGTGCGGGTCGTGCGGGTCGTGCGCTGCTGTTCGTTGAGAACCGCGAGCGTCGTCTGCTGCGTAACATCGAACGCACCATGAAGCTGACTATTCCGGAAGTAGAACTGCCGAACGCAGACCTGCTGGGCAAACGCCGTCTGGAAAAATTCGCTGCTAAAGTACAGCAGCAGCTGGAAAGCAGCGATCTGGATCAGTACCGCGCTCTGCTGGCGAAAATGCAGCCGGAAGAAGAGCTGGATATCGAAACCCTGGCAGCAGCACTGCTGAAGATGGCTCAGGGCGAACGTCCGCTGATCCTGCCGCCAGATGCGCCGATGCGTCCGAAACGCGAATTCCGCGACCGTGATGACCGTGGCCCGCGTGACCGCAACGATCGTGGCCCGCGTGACCGTAATGACCGTGGTGGTGAAGACCGTCCGCGTCGTGAACGTCGTGACGTTGGCGATATGCAGCTGTACCGCATTGAAGTGGGTCGTGATGACGGTGTTGAAGTTCGTCATATCGTTGGTGCGATTGCTAACGAAGGCGATATCAGCAGCCGTTACATCGGTAACATCAAGCTGTTTGCTTCCCACTCCACCATCGAACTGCCGAAAGGTATGCCGGGCGACGTGCTGCAGCACTTTACCCGTACTCGCATCCTGAACAAGCCGATGAACATGCAGCTGGTTGGCGATGCAGTTCCGCACACCGGTGGCGAGCGTCGTGGCGGTGGCCGTTTCAGCGGTGAGCGTCGTGAAGGCGGTCGCGGTGAAGGTCGTAACTTTAGCGGCGAACGTCGTGAAGGCGGTCGTGGCGATGGTCGTCGTTTCAGCGGCGAACGTCGTGAAGGCAACCGTGGCCCGCGTCGTGACGATTCTTCTGCTCCGCGTCGTGATGACTCTGCTGGTCGTCGTCGTTTCGGCGGTGACGCATAA
- a CDS encoding fimbria/pilus periplasmic chaperone: protein MNNYYAVIALLLFGSSCSGHAGVVAGGTRFIFDADAGSLSITLKNTDSATWLVKSTINNTLQWPGAEPIHGMTPFTVTPPLFALAGEKENKIRIVKTAEDLPVDRESLYELLITAIPSGKMEKNSVQVALRSRYKLIYRPPGLSGIPEQAYQQIHWQWRQDGSLEIGNPTPYYVTLTSVRVNGNIEENAGVVAPFSQRSVSWCQNTTLCKVQWRTLDDVGKELTAMNITLTQAP, encoded by the coding sequence ATGAATAATTATTACGCCGTTATTGCTTTGCTACTGTTCGGGAGTAGCTGCAGTGGCCATGCTGGCGTCGTTGCTGGTGGCACACGGTTTATTTTTGATGCCGATGCCGGCAGTCTGTCCATCACCTTAAAAAATACCGACAGCGCAACCTGGCTGGTCAAAAGCACCATTAATAACACGCTACAATGGCCCGGGGCCGAACCGATCCACGGGATGACGCCTTTTACTGTAACGCCGCCCCTTTTTGCGCTTGCGGGAGAAAAAGAAAATAAAATTCGGATAGTTAAAACCGCAGAGGATTTACCCGTCGACCGTGAAAGCCTGTATGAATTGCTGATCACCGCCATTCCTTCTGGAAAAATGGAAAAGAACTCGGTACAGGTCGCCCTGCGCTCACGTTATAAACTCATTTATCGTCCTCCTGGGCTATCTGGGATCCCAGAGCAAGCATACCAGCAGATTCACTGGCAATGGCGACAGGACGGGTCGTTGGAGATCGGCAATCCGACCCCTTATTATGTGACGCTGACATCGGTGCGAGTGAATGGGAATATTGAAGAGAATGCCGGGGTTGTCGCCCCATTTAGTCAGCGTTCTGTTTCCTGGTGCCAAAATACAACCCTATGCAAAGTACAGTGGCGTACGCTGGATGATGTGGGTAAAGAACTCACCGCAATGAATATCACATTGACGCAAGCGCCATGA
- a CDS encoding fimbrial protein → MKKWMIFLVAGLASTAQAENEVPNLTFNGSIIAEGCDVAVASENQTVHIGDFSVAVFSGTGSVSSAKNFEINLENCVGKGSITFSGESNTDNGALLALTNATGEGDTASGVAIEILDLNSGAPQPLPLGQASSLYTLKSGDNTLRYQLRYKATQNVVTPGSANAVMYFDMLYQ, encoded by the coding sequence ATGAAAAAATGGATGATCTTTCTGGTCGCCGGTTTGGCCAGTACCGCGCAGGCGGAAAACGAAGTGCCAAACTTAACGTTTAACGGCTCGATTATTGCCGAAGGCTGCGATGTGGCGGTAGCCAGCGAAAATCAGACGGTACATATCGGCGACTTCTCAGTTGCCGTATTTTCCGGTACAGGCAGCGTAAGTTCAGCGAAGAATTTTGAGATTAATCTGGAAAACTGCGTTGGTAAAGGCAGTATTACTTTTTCAGGTGAGTCCAATACGGATAACGGCGCGCTCCTCGCACTCACCAACGCAACTGGTGAAGGCGACACGGCTTCAGGTGTGGCAATTGAAATATTGGATCTAAATTCAGGTGCACCGCAACCCCTGCCTCTTGGGCAAGCCAGCAGTTTATATACATTGAAGTCCGGTGATAACACTCTCCGCTATCAGTTGCGCTATAAGGCCACTCAGAATGTGGTAACGCCGGGTAGTGCCAATGCGGTGATGTATTTCGATATGCTCTATCAGTGA
- a CDS encoding fimbrial protein yields MTKYLFILFSALALDHISIAFADDHSGTINITGSINAHTCEVAAASKDFTVALGQFHPQDFLQTGAVTSMQGFIITLEKCAYEVTTATVTFNGESDTDRPELLKVDASAESATGLAVAILDSNRAIIPLKTESPAYTLSSNSVQIFDLQFYAQYISTRTIVTPGDAGATATFQLQYE; encoded by the coding sequence ATGACAAAATATCTTTTTATCCTGTTTTCTGCTTTAGCGCTGGACCACATTTCAATTGCTTTCGCCGACGATCACAGCGGAACCATCAATATCACGGGTTCGATTAACGCTCATACCTGTGAAGTCGCTGCCGCATCGAAAGATTTTACCGTTGCCCTTGGGCAGTTTCATCCGCAAGATTTTCTTCAGACGGGTGCCGTAACCTCCATGCAGGGATTTATCATCACCCTGGAAAAATGTGCATATGAAGTCACGACGGCGACGGTCACATTCAATGGTGAATCCGACACCGACCGTCCGGAGCTGCTAAAAGTGGATGCTTCAGCCGAAAGCGCTACCGGGCTTGCTGTGGCAATTTTAGACAGCAACAGAGCGATTATCCCATTAAAAACCGAGAGCCCCGCTTATACGTTAAGTTCTAATTCGGTACAAATCTTCGATCTGCAATTTTATGCCCAGTATATCTCCACCCGCACGATTGTAACGCCGGGCGATGCCGGTGCCACCGCCACCTTCCAGCTGCAATATGAATAA
- the mtr gene encoding tryptophan permease, with translation MATLTTTQTSPSLLGGVVIIGGTIIGAGMFSLPVVMSGAWFFWSMAALIFTWFCMLHSGLMILEANLNYRIGSSFDTITKDLLGKGWNVVNGISIAFVLYILTYAYISASGSILHHTFSELSLNVPARAAGLGFALLVAFVVWLSTKAVSRMTAIVLGAKVITFFLTFGSLLGHVQPATLFNVAQSNASYTPYLLMTLPFCLASFGYHGNVPSLMKYYGKDPKTIVKCLVYGTLLALVLYTVWLLGTMGNIPRPEFIGIAQQGGNIDVLVQALSGVLNSRSLDLLLVVFSNFAVASSFLGVTLGLFDYLADLFGFDDSAMGRFKTALLTFVPPIIGGLLWPNGFLYAIGYAGLAATIWAAIVPALLARKSRERFGSPKFRVWGGKPMIALILVFGIGNAVIHILSSVNLLPVYQ, from the coding sequence ATGGCAACACTAACCACCACCCAAACGTCACCTTCGCTGCTCGGCGGCGTGGTGATCATCGGCGGCACCATTATTGGCGCGGGGATGTTTTCTCTGCCTGTGGTCATGTCCGGGGCGTGGTTCTTCTGGTCAATGGCGGCACTGATCTTCACCTGGTTCTGCATGCTGCACTCCGGGCTGATGATCCTCGAAGCTAACCTCAATTACCGCATTGGTTCGAGCTTCGACACCATCACGAAAGATCTGCTGGGCAAAGGCTGGAACGTTGTGAACGGCATCTCGATCGCCTTCGTTCTCTATATCCTGACCTACGCGTATATCTCGGCGAGCGGATCGATTCTGCACCACACCTTCTCGGAGCTGTCGTTGAACGTTCCGGCGCGTGCGGCAGGTCTTGGCTTCGCGCTGCTGGTGGCGTTTGTGGTGTGGTTAAGTACCAAAGCGGTTAGCCGCATGACGGCAATTGTGCTGGGCGCGAAGGTGATTACCTTTTTCCTGACCTTCGGCAGTCTGCTGGGGCACGTGCAGCCCGCAACATTGTTTAATGTGGCGCAGAGCAACGCTTCGTATACGCCGTACCTGCTGATGACGCTGCCGTTCTGTCTGGCGTCGTTTGGTTATCATGGCAACGTCCCGAGCCTGATGAAGTACTATGGCAAAGACCCGAAGACCATCGTTAAGTGTCTGGTGTACGGCACGCTGCTGGCGCTGGTGCTGTATACCGTATGGTTGCTGGGGACGATGGGTAATATTCCGCGTCCGGAATTTATTGGTATTGCACAGCAAGGCGGTAACATTGATGTGCTGGTACAGGCGCTGAGCGGCGTACTAAACAGCCGCAGTCTGGATCTGCTGCTGGTAGTGTTCTCCAACTTTGCGGTGGCGAGTTCATTCCTCGGCGTCACGCTCGGTCTGTTTGACTATCTGGCGGATCTGTTTGGCTTTGATGACTCGGCAATGGGACGTTTTAAAACGGCATTGCTGACTTTTGTCCCGCCAATTATCGGTGGCCTGCTGTGGCCGAACGGTTTCCTGTACGCCATTGGCTATGCAGGACTCGCGGCAACCATCTGGGCCGCTATTGTTCCGGCGCTGCTGGCACGTAAATCACGCGAGCGTTTCGGCAGCCCGAAATTCCGCGTCTGGGGCGGCAAGCCGATGATTGCGCTGATCCTGGTGTTCGGTATCGGCAACGCGGTTATCCATATTCTGTCGAGCGTTAACCTGCTGCCAGTGTACCAGTAG
- a CDS encoding fimbrial protein has translation MKKYPLHLFLKITATLLFLGTISECYAAYPNNACGPANGSTTTNYVFNVNSTITNPEDNRAGALPPVTESSSGQFSLYCQCDPTLYPNGVVTHQWTTSPLDIYTTANGLTFYNINEYIAAAIEIKDEGNGTYYPVPWNNHYIPKDDGTYPCNTAGDEYHTGNHVRVTFYMKRSFVGQVNIPSTIMAQLWYTVTDTFIPGEATASLSINGTVTVPESCEINAGQMLTVELGQTWAGSFKTPGQKPKGYTPKTLSIPVQCNDMASTANLEWRMVATPSAEYPDAIQSSNSGIGVVVADMQGTTIPPETGKILLTLNDTYATTINVQAWPVKTIEGTPEAGSYNAVATMRIDFQ, from the coding sequence ATGAAAAAATATCCTCTTCATCTCTTTCTAAAAATAACCGCAACGCTGTTATTTCTCGGCACTATCTCCGAATGCTACGCCGCATATCCAAACAATGCCTGCGGCCCGGCAAACGGTAGTACGACAACAAACTACGTATTTAATGTCAACTCAACCATCACCAATCCAGAGGACAACAGAGCGGGTGCCTTGCCACCTGTCACTGAATCCAGCAGCGGTCAATTCTCACTATATTGCCAATGTGATCCAACGCTGTATCCCAATGGGGTAGTCACGCATCAATGGACAACCAGCCCGTTGGACATCTATACCACAGCAAATGGATTAACTTTTTACAATATCAATGAATACATTGCGGCCGCGATAGAGATAAAAGATGAAGGTAATGGTACTTACTACCCTGTTCCATGGAACAACCATTATATTCCCAAAGATGACGGGACATATCCCTGTAACACAGCAGGCGATGAATATCATACCGGGAACCATGTCCGGGTAACGTTTTATATGAAGCGCTCCTTTGTCGGCCAGGTCAATATACCCTCAACCATTATGGCCCAGCTCTGGTATACCGTGACGGATACCTTTATTCCCGGTGAGGCAACAGCAAGCCTGTCAATAAATGGTACGGTGACCGTACCTGAAAGCTGCGAAATTAACGCCGGACAGATGCTTACCGTCGAGTTGGGTCAAACGTGGGCCGGCAGCTTTAAAACGCCGGGACAAAAGCCCAAGGGTTATACACCGAAAACCCTTTCCATCCCGGTGCAGTGTAATGATATGGCCTCAACGGCGAATCTGGAATGGCGTATGGTCGCCACCCCTTCGGCAGAATACCCGGATGCCATCCAGTCCAGCAACAGCGGGATTGGCGTGGTCGTGGCGGATATGCAGGGAACAACAATCCCACCAGAAACCGGCAAGATCCTGCTAACGCTGAATGATACCTACGCGACGACCATTAACGTGCAGGCCTGGCCAGTGAAAACCATTGAGGGCACCCCTGAAGCGGGCAGCTATAACGCGGTGGCCACCATGCGTATTGATTTTCAGTAA